The following proteins come from a genomic window of Athalia rosae chromosome 1, iyAthRosa1.1, whole genome shotgun sequence:
- the LOC105692963 gene encoding uncharacterized protein LOC105692963 isoform X2, whose amino-acid sequence MDARFKSNLAMIGRNEPITKKAKFWQSYVRALKGTDDMRAPEHTHRPRSIYRSDFPELHSTSWPWGKSIYDDPTHAGDRINVPGYRYLPVHREIYGYSPRQLYPHQYRPVERFTPAKFDADKAWNDHLDRLADIDKMYPSQSPLLNRHKNRGGNHLSTKPLFDIHGNLLDDLAALTEFPSLLRKKPLWDLLEPSPTAPISAFSRDPWWYPSYAPYIPNYAQFRTPFYLRDSYLSPVKRRYLWSRHPLRPLAHVF is encoded by the exons ATGGACGCGCGATTCAAGAGCAACCTCGCCATGATTGGTCGCAATGAGCCCATCACAAAAAAGGCCAAGTTCTGGCAAAGCTACGTGCGCGCCCTTAAAG GAACCGACGATATGAGGGCTCCCGAACACACCCACAGGCCCCGTAGCATCTACCGCTCCGATTTCCCTGAGCTGCATTCCACCTCGTGGCCATGGGGAAAGTCCATCTACGATGACCCCACCCACGCCGGCGACCGCATCAACGTGCCTGGATACAG gtaCCTCCCCGTTCATCGTGAGATTTACGGCTACTCCCCAAGGCAGCTGTACCCCCACCAGTACAGACCGGTTGAGCGCTTCACCCCCG CTAAATTCGATGCTGACAAAGCCTGGAACGACCATCTCGACCGTCTTGCCGATATCGATAAAATGTACCCCAGCCAGTCGCCCTTGTTGAACCGACACAAAAACCGAGGAGGCAACCATCTATCGACGAAACCACTTTTCGACATTCACG GAAATCTGCTCGATGATTTGGCCGCACTGACCGAGTTCCCATCTCTCCTGCGTAAGAAGCCGTTGTGGGATTTGCTTGAGCCTTCACCAACGGCACCGATTAGCGCGTTCTCCAGGGACCCATGGTGGTACCCGAGCTACGCGCCCTACATCCCGAATTATGCGCAATTCAGGACACCCTTCTACCTGAGGGATAGCTACCTGAGCCCCGTCAAGCGTCGTTACCTCTGGAGCCGACACCCCCTCAGGCCTCTGG ctCACGTCTTCTAG
- the LOC105692963 gene encoding uncharacterized protein LOC105692963 isoform X1 — protein sequence MDARFKSNLAMIGRNEPITKKAKFWQSYVRALKGTDDMRAPEHTHRPRSIYRSDFPELHSTSWPWGKSIYDDPTHAGDRINVPGYRYLPVHREIYGYSPRQLYPHQYRPVERFTPAKFDADKAWNDHLDRLADIDKMYPSQSPLLNRHKNRGGNHLSTKPLFDIHGNLLDDLAALTEFPSLLRKKPLWDLLEPSPTAPISAFSRDPWWYPSYAPYIPNYAQFRTPFYLRDSYLSPVKRRYLWSRHPLRPLENYCSQFCYYSKPCPRVLFTEPWYNDCHW from the exons ATGGACGCGCGATTCAAGAGCAACCTCGCCATGATTGGTCGCAATGAGCCCATCACAAAAAAGGCCAAGTTCTGGCAAAGCTACGTGCGCGCCCTTAAAG GAACCGACGATATGAGGGCTCCCGAACACACCCACAGGCCCCGTAGCATCTACCGCTCCGATTTCCCTGAGCTGCATTCCACCTCGTGGCCATGGGGAAAGTCCATCTACGATGACCCCACCCACGCCGGCGACCGCATCAACGTGCCTGGATACAG gtaCCTCCCCGTTCATCGTGAGATTTACGGCTACTCCCCAAGGCAGCTGTACCCCCACCAGTACAGACCGGTTGAGCGCTTCACCCCCG CTAAATTCGATGCTGACAAAGCCTGGAACGACCATCTCGACCGTCTTGCCGATATCGATAAAATGTACCCCAGCCAGTCGCCCTTGTTGAACCGACACAAAAACCGAGGAGGCAACCATCTATCGACGAAACCACTTTTCGACATTCACG GAAATCTGCTCGATGATTTGGCCGCACTGACCGAGTTCCCATCTCTCCTGCGTAAGAAGCCGTTGTGGGATTTGCTTGAGCCTTCACCAACGGCACCGATTAGCGCGTTCTCCAGGGACCCATGGTGGTACCCGAGCTACGCGCCCTACATCCCGAATTATGCGCAATTCAGGACACCCTTCTACCTGAGGGATAGCTACCTGAGCCCCGTCAAGCGTCGTTACCTCTGGAGCCGACACCCCCTCAGGCCTCTGG AGAACTATTGCTCCCAATTTTGCTATTATTCAAAGCCATGCCCACGAGTTCTATTTACGGAACCATGGTACAATGACTGCCATTGGTAA